One segment of Rhodothermales bacterium DNA contains the following:
- a CDS encoding winged helix-turn-helix domain-containing protein gives RPFTRMQLLDRVWDIQYEGYDRTVDSHVQRLRSKIEPDPGNPIFIRTVWGVGYKFQEEE, from the coding sequence CGCCCGTTCACACGAATGCAACTGCTGGATCGAGTATGGGACATTCAGTACGAGGGCTACGATCGCACCGTCGACTCGCACGTTCAGCGGCTGCGATCCAAGATAGAGCCGGACCCGGGAAACCCCATATTCATTCGGACCGTCTGGGGCGTGGGATATAAGTTTCAGGAAGAAGAGTAG
- a CDS encoding HAMP domain-containing histidine kinase has translation MAASHQNESGTRWWRKTVFWKVAAFLVGVQVLIGVLAVGLSAYFAYEESLDLVENSLRLRVDGLAEEIERRVPDLTSGPTSLPLPLANDLATRFPDPIVLVDQEGNVIRTIRPDPRVFGGGETSGDAPLPADLATKLESGDVVIQISPSNGNSYGVAPLFDAAGFRVGGVVVIPLDRSVDRELEETVSALRRAALAVALLAGLVAIMIGGVLTWAIIRPIRLMTSSVERIGLGNYAERLDSARDDEFGRLSQSINMMAEKVEESFNSLVATDRLRRDLVANIGHDLRTPLGGILGHIEEARRHLQSGDVDASRTSLDSADRQVGYVTRLVEDLFELSLLDSDVPPLRLEPVPMGELVQQAADGQRGLFAIDDTHFEVEIQPGLPVVDADGTRLLRLLQNLLDNARKHAAAGGLVSMTARFQDHAVEVSVTDDGSGIASDAIEHLFDRYYQGNTARTRTGEGTGLGLAISRAIAEAHGGKLTVFSETGSGTTFRFILPIDRRAEV, from the coding sequence GTGGCAGCTTCGCACCAGAACGAATCCGGCACACGATGGTGGCGCAAAACCGTCTTCTGGAAGGTGGCTGCGTTTCTTGTTGGCGTGCAAGTACTTATAGGTGTTCTGGCTGTAGGGCTGAGTGCCTATTTTGCCTACGAAGAGAGTCTTGACCTGGTAGAGAACAGCCTCCGCCTGCGAGTCGACGGTCTTGCAGAGGAAATCGAACGACGCGTACCTGACCTGACTTCCGGCCCCACCTCTCTGCCTCTTCCGCTCGCGAACGATCTCGCCACGCGGTTTCCCGATCCCATCGTACTGGTGGACCAGGAAGGAAACGTCATCCGCACGATTCGACCCGACCCGCGGGTGTTCGGCGGCGGCGAGACTTCTGGCGACGCACCGCTTCCTGCGGATCTCGCGACGAAGCTCGAGTCCGGCGATGTGGTGATACAGATCAGTCCGTCGAATGGCAATTCCTACGGGGTGGCTCCGCTGTTCGATGCAGCCGGGTTTCGGGTCGGTGGAGTGGTCGTCATTCCTCTCGACCGTTCGGTAGACCGCGAACTCGAAGAGACCGTCAGTGCACTCCGGCGCGCCGCGCTTGCGGTAGCGCTATTGGCCGGACTGGTCGCCATCATGATAGGGGGAGTTCTGACGTGGGCGATCATCCGCCCCATCCGACTCATGACGTCGAGTGTCGAGCGGATCGGGCTGGGGAATTATGCAGAACGTCTCGATAGCGCGCGTGACGACGAGTTCGGCCGGCTGTCGCAGTCGATCAACATGATGGCTGAAAAGGTCGAAGAGAGCTTCAACTCACTCGTCGCTACCGATCGCCTTCGACGAGATCTCGTGGCCAACATCGGTCATGACTTGCGGACGCCACTGGGTGGCATCCTGGGTCATATTGAAGAGGCGCGTCGTCACCTGCAGTCGGGCGATGTCGACGCTAGTCGCACATCTCTGGACTCAGCCGACCGGCAGGTCGGATATGTCACGCGTCTCGTTGAAGATCTGTTCGAGCTGTCGCTCCTGGATAGTGACGTGCCACCGTTACGACTCGAGCCGGTCCCGATGGGCGAGCTCGTTCAGCAAGCCGCAGACGGGCAGCGCGGCCTGTTCGCGATTGACGACACGCACTTCGAGGTCGAGATTCAGCCAGGGTTGCCGGTGGTAGACGCGGACGGGACGAGGTTATTGAGGTTGTTACAGAACCTGCTCGATAATGCGAGAAAACATGCCGCGGCAGGCGGGCTCGTCTCGATGACGGCCCGATTTCAGGATCATGCCGTGGAGGTGTCGGTCACCGACGACGGATCCGGAATAGCCAGCGACGCGATAGAGCATCTCTTCGATCGATACTATCAGGGAAACACGGCGAGAACGCGAACGGGAGAGGGTACGGGTCTTGGGCTCGCGATCAGTCGCGCCATCGCAGAAGCGCACGGCGGGAAGCTCACGGTGTTCAGCGAGACCGGATCGGGTACGACATTCCGTTTCATCCTACCGATCGACCGCAGGGCGGAAGTCTGA
- a CDS encoding Hsp20/alpha crystallin family protein, with amino-acid sequence MTSLIRFSPTTEVRSLQREIDRMFDSFLPKANGDSEQAVWTPRVDLAESENAYLVHLDVPGMKKEDLEVNFQDGSVTVSGTRNEQTVGEDANFVRVERRFGRFYRSFDLPKTVDSSKIEATYEDGVLSIRIPKAEESKPKSVTIK; translated from the coding sequence ATGACAAGCCTTATTCGTTTCTCCCCCACCACTGAGGTCCGTTCGCTGCAGCGCGAAATCGACAGGATGTTCGACAGCTTCCTACCGAAAGCGAACGGCGATTCCGAGCAAGCCGTGTGGACGCCACGTGTGGACCTCGCGGAATCCGAGAACGCGTACCTGGTTCATCTCGATGTGCCGGGCATGAAGAAGGAAGATCTCGAGGTGAATTTCCAGGACGGCTCGGTTACTGTCAGCGGTACCCGCAACGAGCAGACGGTCGGCGAAGACGCCAACTTCGTCCGGGTCGAGCGACGGTTCGGTCGGTTCTATCGATCGTTTGATCTGCCGAAGACCGTCGACTCCTCGAAGATCGAAGCGACGTATGAAGACGGCGTCCTCTCGATCAGGATTCCGAAGGCAGAAGAAAGCAAGCCGAAGTCAGTTACGATCAAGTGA
- the fahA gene encoding fumarylacetoacetase yields MPDKPLAERSSFVEVEKDSHFPIQNLPYGVFRRLGDSERHIGVAIGDYVFDCSLAEQSDLLAGDLVKATSPFQTHSLNRFMSLGKNRWAEIRAQLMDLLDSANPTLRDDATLQEKVLVPQDEVTMELPVEIGDYTDFYSSREHATNVGTMFRGKENALQPNWLHLPVGYHGRASSVVVSGTDIVRPRGQLKPDDGPPTYGPSRLLDYELEMGFFVGTGNPLGTQIPVARASDHIFGMVIINDWSARDIQKWEYVPLGPFLGKSFGTTISPWVVTLEALEPFRREGPVQDPVPLPYLQSPGRYAYDVDLEVTLQAADGQSMVVTRSNSRYLYWDIVQQLAHHTVNGCNTRPGDLMGSGTISGPTEESFGSLLERTWRGSKPLTLSDGQTRTFIQDGDSVIMTGWARGEGYRIGFGKAEGKVLPAATDE; encoded by the coding sequence ATGCCCGACAAGCCGCTTGCCGAAAGATCATCGTTCGTAGAGGTGGAGAAAGACTCGCACTTCCCCATTCAGAATCTTCCGTATGGCGTTTTCCGACGGTTGGGAGATTCGGAACGTCACATCGGTGTCGCGATCGGCGACTACGTGTTTGACTGCAGCCTTGCAGAACAGTCGGACCTCCTGGCAGGTGACCTCGTCAAGGCGACGTCTCCCTTTCAAACACACTCACTTAACCGATTCATGTCACTGGGAAAGAACCGATGGGCAGAGATCCGGGCTCAGTTGATGGATCTGCTGGACAGCGCAAATCCCACACTGCGCGACGACGCGACGTTGCAGGAAAAAGTGCTGGTCCCTCAGGACGAAGTGACGATGGAGTTGCCCGTCGAGATCGGGGACTACACGGACTTCTATTCGTCTCGAGAACACGCCACCAATGTCGGAACCATGTTTCGCGGGAAGGAGAATGCTCTTCAACCGAACTGGCTGCACCTGCCCGTCGGTTACCACGGTAGGGCAAGCAGCGTGGTCGTCAGTGGTACGGATATCGTGCGTCCGCGAGGGCAACTCAAGCCCGACGACGGCCCTCCGACGTACGGTCCATCGCGGTTGCTCGACTACGAGCTGGAGATGGGTTTCTTCGTTGGTACCGGGAATCCGCTCGGAACGCAGATCCCTGTAGCACGCGCATCAGATCACATCTTCGGCATGGTGATCATCAACGACTGGAGCGCCCGCGATATCCAGAAGTGGGAGTACGTACCGCTGGGACCGTTTCTCGGAAAGAGTTTTGGCACAACGATTTCGCCCTGGGTTGTCACGCTTGAGGCGCTGGAGCCCTTTCGTCGGGAAGGGCCTGTGCAAGACCCGGTGCCACTGCCCTACCTGCAATCGCCAGGCCGGTACGCCTACGACGTCGACCTCGAGGTGACCCTGCAGGCGGCTGACGGACAATCGATGGTCGTTACACGCTCCAACTCCCGCTATCTGTACTGGGACATCGTTCAGCAGCTCGCCCATCATACCGTGAACGGCTGCAACACACGACCGGGGGATCTCATGGGGTCGGGCACCATAAGCGGACCGACGGAAGAGAGTTTTGGAAGTCTGCTGGAACGCACCTGGAGAGGAAGCAAGCCGCTCACCCTCTCGGACGGCCAGACGCGAACGTTCATTCAGGATGGCGACTCCGTTATCATGACGGGTTGGGCCCGGGGAGAGGGCTACCGCATCGGCTTCGGCAAGGCCGAAGGCAAGGTTCTCCCGGCTGCAACGGACGAGTAG
- a CDS encoding tetratricopeptide repeat protein, with product MKRMPFVLALLVGFVMLAGADGCSSDPNVEGAKLDLRNKDYDRALENLETAIASNPDNAEAHKLKGDVLQEKAAIVTDIAEHSSMVDQMITAYGRATELGLDVSREMALAYYKEFDLGGKAFNRGRDNKDAYVDAAGFFRNATKIYPDSSGPYVNMAYSLINSGNLTEAVAPFEKAVQMGDKDAQTYVFLADLYNQSDRSNDAVALLEKASAMFPDNTDIQAQLLNAFQASGQIDRAMAKYEEQIASDPDNKLYRYNYGSLLLQAEDFGKAIENLTRAVELDPEYGNAFYNLGAAYVNQAVEYSEEINSIDDELRSNRDNMSAADISAKEARMEELAETRRVSFAEAIGPLERAKELTEAKGEDLTAICMALFSAYVQTDQEDMAKSVQSCAGYEDM from the coding sequence ATGAAGAGGATGCCATTCGTGCTCGCGCTGCTTGTTGGCTTTGTGATGCTGGCAGGCGCCGACGGCTGTTCCAGCGATCCAAACGTAGAGGGTGCGAAGCTGGACCTGAGAAACAAGGACTACGATCGAGCGCTTGAGAATCTGGAAACGGCGATTGCAAGCAACCCGGACAATGCGGAAGCCCACAAGCTGAAGGGAGACGTGTTGCAGGAGAAGGCTGCGATAGTGACCGATATCGCGGAGCATTCGAGTATGGTTGATCAGATGATCACGGCGTACGGGCGTGCAACCGAGCTTGGACTGGACGTTTCGAGAGAAATGGCCCTCGCGTACTACAAGGAGTTCGATCTGGGTGGCAAGGCCTTCAATCGCGGGCGCGACAACAAGGACGCCTACGTTGATGCAGCCGGCTTCTTCCGCAATGCGACGAAGATCTACCCGGACTCATCTGGTCCGTATGTCAATATGGCCTATTCGCTGATCAACTCGGGCAACCTGACGGAGGCGGTTGCTCCGTTCGAGAAGGCAGTTCAGATGGGTGACAAGGACGCACAGACCTATGTGTTTCTTGCCGACCTCTACAACCAGTCCGATCGTTCGAACGACGCGGTAGCGCTCCTGGAAAAGGCTTCCGCGATGTTTCCCGACAACACCGACATTCAGGCGCAGCTGCTGAACGCCTTCCAGGCAAGCGGCCAGATCGATCGGGCGATGGCGAAGTACGAGGAGCAGATCGCGAGCGACCCCGACAACAAGCTGTATCGATACAACTACGGATCGTTGCTGCTTCAAGCGGAAGACTTCGGCAAGGCCATTGAGAATCTGACACGAGCCGTGGAACTCGATCCCGAATACGGAAACGCGTTCTACAACCTCGGTGCCGCCTACGTCAACCAGGCCGTCGAGTATTCGGAGGAAATCAATAGCATCGACGACGAGCTGAGAAGCAATCGCGACAACATGTCGGCTGCGGACATCAGCGCAAAAGAAGCTCGCATGGAAGAACTTGCCGAGACGCGCCGCGTCAGTTTCGCGGAGGCCATCGGACCGCTCGAGCGAGCCAAGGAGTTGACAGAAGCGAAGGGCGAGGATCTGACGGCCATCTGCATGGCACTTTTCTCCGCCTATGTGCAGACGGATCAGGAGGACATGGCGAAGTCGGTTCAGTCCTGCGCAGGCTACGAGGATATGTAA
- a CDS encoding cystathionine gamma-synthase produces MNKSDAKFGFGTLAIHAGQRPDPATGAIMTPIFQSSTYVQSAPAEHLGYEYARVSNPTRTALEGNLAALENARHGICFASGVAGMDAIVKCLRPGDRVVGSNDMYGGTFRLFREVFAPFGLHFDFVDMTSLENVEAALKPDVRMLWIETPTNPLMRIVDLEAICSLAKDRGIDTAVDNTFASPYLQRPIDLGADLVLHSTTKYLGGHSDVIGGVVCTNRDDWEERLRFHIKSCGAVPGPMDCFLTLRGTKTLHLRMERHCSNAHRIATYLVDHPRVADVLYPGLPDHPGHAIAKRQMSDFGGMLSFTLKDDSIAAVRRLLSATRVFSLAESLGGVESLIEHPASMTHASVPAEERRAVGLSDSLIRASVGVEDVEDLLGDLDQALDAV; encoded by the coding sequence ATGAACAAAAGCGACGCGAAATTTGGGTTCGGTACTCTTGCGATTCACGCCGGCCAGCGGCCGGATCCGGCAACCGGCGCGATCATGACGCCGATCTTCCAGAGTTCGACCTACGTTCAGTCTGCGCCCGCCGAGCATCTGGGGTACGAATATGCGCGGGTGAGCAATCCCACGCGAACGGCCCTCGAAGGGAATCTCGCGGCGCTCGAAAACGCCCGCCACGGAATCTGTTTTGCGTCGGGAGTCGCCGGTATGGACGCCATTGTCAAGTGCCTTCGACCGGGCGATCGCGTGGTCGGCAGCAACGACATGTACGGTGGTACGTTTCGGCTCTTCAGAGAAGTATTCGCACCGTTCGGGCTGCACTTCGACTTCGTTGACATGACGTCTCTTGAGAATGTCGAGGCAGCTCTCAAGCCGGACGTTCGCATGCTGTGGATCGAGACGCCAACGAATCCGCTAATGCGAATTGTCGACTTGGAGGCGATCTGCAGTCTGGCGAAAGATCGAGGCATTGACACGGCTGTCGATAACACGTTTGCGTCTCCCTATCTCCAACGACCTATCGACCTGGGCGCCGACCTGGTGTTGCACTCGACTACCAAGTATCTGGGTGGCCACTCTGATGTCATCGGGGGCGTCGTCTGCACGAACCGTGACGACTGGGAGGAGAGGCTAAGATTCCACATCAAGTCGTGTGGAGCGGTGCCGGGTCCCATGGATTGCTTTCTGACTCTTCGCGGCACGAAGACCCTCCATCTTCGCATGGAGCGACACTGCTCAAACGCTCATCGCATTGCGACCTACCTGGTCGATCATCCTCGCGTGGCCGATGTTCTGTACCCGGGCTTGCCGGATCATCCTGGTCATGCTATCGCAAAGCGCCAGATGAGCGACTTCGGCGGCATGCTCTCTTTTACCCTGAAGGACGACAGCATCGCTGCGGTGCGCAGGCTCCTGTCCGCAACGCGCGTATTCTCACTGGCGGAGAGCCTGGGCGGTGTTGAAAGCCTGATTGAACACCCGGCATCCATGACGCACGCGTCTGTGCCCGCCGAGGAGCGTCGCGCGGTAGGGCTGAGCGACTCCCTGATTCGTGCGTCCGTCGGGGTGGAGGATGTAGAGGACCTGCTGGGAGACCTGGATCAGGCCCTGGACGCTGTATAG